In one window of Bemisia tabaci chromosome 4, PGI_BMITA_v3 DNA:
- the Ts gene encoding thymidylate synthase, whose protein sequence is MTGTKEEVSNGKVPVVTDEQQYLDHVKKIIETGVRKGDRTGVGTLSLFGAQMRYSLRDGVFPLFTTKRVFWRGVAEELLWFIRGSTNAKELSEKDVKIWDPNSTREFLDSLGLTDRVEGDLGPVYGFQWRHYGAEYKDMFTDYTNQGIDQLKEVIETIKSNPNDRRIIMCAWNPVDLPKMALPPCHCLVQFYVANGELSCLLYQRSADMGLGVPFNVASYSLLTYMIAHITKLKPGDFIHTLGDSHVYVNHVDALNVQLKRQLRPFPTLKIVRDISSIDDFKFEDFLLEGYKPHPKVEMKMAV, encoded by the exons ATGACTGGAACAAAGGAAGAG GTATCAAATGGTAAAGTGCCAGTGGTAACAGATGAACAACAATACCTagatcatgtaaaaaaaattattgagacaGGAGTCAGGAAAGGAGACCGGACAGGGGTCGGAACTCTTTCCCTCTTTGGTGCACAAATGCGCTACTCATTAAGAGATG GTGTTTTTCCCTTATTCACTACAAAACGAGTATTCTGGCGTGGCGTTGCAGAGGAATTGTTGTGGTTTATTCGAGGCTCTACTAATGCAAAAGAACTTTCTGAGAAAGATGTCAAGATCTGGGATCCTAATAGCACCAGGGAGTTTTTGGACAGCCTTGGACTCACTGATCGAGTTGAAG GTGACTTGGGTCCTGTTTATGGTTTCCAGTGGCGTCACTATGGTGCCGAGTATAAGGATATGTTCACAGACTACACCAATCAAGGCATTGACCAACTGAAAGAAGTGATCGAAACGATCAAATCAAACCCCAATGATCGCCGCATTATAATGTGTGCTTGGAATCCTGTAGACCTTCCTAAAATGGCCCTGCCTCCTTGCCACTGCCTTGTTCAGTTTTATGTTGCTAATGGCGAGCTGTCATGTCTATTATACCAGAGATCTGCTGACATGGGCCTTGGTGTGCCGTTCAATGTAGCAAGTTATTCGCTACTTACATACATGATCGCTCACATCACTAAACTTAAG CCTGGTGATTTCATCCACACACTTGGTGATAGCCATGTTTACGTGAACCATGTTGACGCCCTTAATGTGCAGCTCAAACGACAACTTCGGCCGTTTCCAACTCTAAAAATTGTGCGAGATATCTCCAGCATTGACGActtcaaatttgaagatttccTGTTGGAGGGTTACAAGCCTCATCCAAAAGTTGAGATGAAAATGGCTGTGTGA
- the RpL21 gene encoding large ribosomal subunit protein eL21 translates to MVNSKGYRRGTRYTFARDFRKHGLIPLSTYMKTYKIGMYVDIKGNGAVQKGMPHKTYHGRTGKVYNVTAHAVGVIVNKRVRNRIIPKRINVRIEHVKPSKCRDGHIRRVQENERLKREATAKGIRLPKNFLKRQPEGPRPGHIVKGQKPIDLAPIPYEFVA, encoded by the exons ATGGTCAACTCTAAAGGTTATCGTCGAGGAACTCGGTACACCTTCGCCCGAGATTTCCGCAAACATGGTCTCATCCCACTTTCCACTTACATGAAGACATACAAAATTGGAATGTATGTCGACATTAAA GGTAACGGTGCAGTTCAAAAAGGTATGCCCCACAAGACGTATCATGGAAGAACTGGCAAAGTTTACAACGTCACCGCTCATGCTGTTGGTGTCATTGTGAACAAAAGAGTTCGCAACAGGATCATCCCCAAAAG AATCAATGTACGGATTGAACATGTAAAGCCCTCAAAATGCAGAGATGGCCACATCCGGAGGGTACAAGAAAACGAAAGGCTGAAGAGAGAAGCCACAGCCAAAGGAATCAGATTACCCAAAAACTTCCTCAAAAGACAG ccgGAAGGACCAAGACCTGGCCACATTGTTAAGGGACAGAAACCAATTGACCTAGCTCCGATACCTTATGAATTTGTTGCCTAa